Proteins encoded by one window of Salvia splendens isolate huo1 chromosome 5, SspV2, whole genome shotgun sequence:
- the LOC121804657 gene encoding mannose-1-phosphate guanyltransferase alpha-like isoform X2 — MGGSEERVVAVIMVGGPTKGTRFRPLSLNTPKPLFPLAGQPMVNHPISACKRIPNLAQIYLIGFYEEREFALFVSSISNELRVPVRYLKEDKPHGSAGGLYNFRDQIMEESPSHIFLLNCDVCCSFPLAEMLEAHMSYRGMGTILVIKVSPESANQFGELVADPVTNELLHYTEKPETFVSDRINCGVYIFTPDIFTAIQGVSSQRKDRATLRRVSSFEALQPANSLPSDFVRLDQDILSPLAGKKQFYVYETTDYWEQIKTPGMSLKCSGLYLAQFRRTSPDLLASGDGTKNAAISGNVYIHPSAKVHPTAKIGPNASISANARIGAGVRLVNCIILDDVEIKENAVVIHAIVGWKSSIGRWSRVQASGDHNAKLGVTILGESVTVEDEVVVINSIVLPNKTMNVSVQEEIIL; from the exons ATGGGTGGTTCAGAAGAGAGAGTGGTGGCTGTGATCATGGTGGGTGGCCCAACTAAAG GGACCAGATTTAGGCCATTGTCACTTAATACTCCGAAGCCCCTTTTCCCATTGGCTGGACAGCCGATGGTTAATCATCCTATATCTGCTTGTAAAAGG ATACCGAATCTAGCACAGATCTACCTTATTGGTTTCTATGAGGAGCGTGAATTCGCACTGTTCGTCTCTTCGATATCTAATGAGCTCAGAGTTCCTGTCAG ATACCTGAAAGAGGATAAGCCACATGGTTCAGCAGGCGGACTTTATAACTTCAGGGATCAAATCATGGAAGAGAGCCCG TCACACATCTTTTTGCTGAATTGTGATGTTTGCTGCAGTTTTCCTCTTGCAGAGATGCTAG AGGCTCACATGAGCTACCGTGGGATGGGAACCATTTTGGTGATCAAG GTTTCTCCAGAGTCAGCAAACCAGTTTGGGGAACTTGTAGCTGATCCCGTTACAAATGAATTGTTGCACTACACAGAGAAGCCTGAAACTTTT GTGAGTGACCGTATCAACTGTGGGGTTTATATATTTACCCCTGACATCTTTACGGCCATTCAAGGCGTGTCCTCCCAAAGAAAAGACCGAG CTACCTTAAGGCGTGTATCCAGTTTTGAAGCACTTCAACCAGCAAACAG TCTCCCATCAGATTTTGTAAGACTGGATCAGGACATTCTATCACCACTTGCTGGAAAAAAACAGTTTTATGTGTACGAAACCACAGATTACTGGGAACAAATCAAAACTCCCGG AATGTCCCTGAAATGCTCAGGATTGTACCTCGCCCAATTCAGGCGCACCTCACCAGATCTCTTGGCTAGTGGAGATGGCACGAAGAATGCTGCAATTTCTGGCAACGTTTATATTCATCCATCAGCAAAAGTCCATCCAACTGCTAAG ATCGGTCCCAATGCTTCGATTTCAGCTAATGCTAGGATCGGAGCTGGTGTGAGGCTTGTCAACTGCATTATTCTTGATGATGTCGAAATCAAG GAAAACGCAGTGGTGATTCATGCGATCGTTGGATGGAAATCTTCGATCGGAAGGTGGTCAAGAGTCCAG GCCTCGGGAGACCACAACGCGAAGCTTGGGGTCACCATTCTAG GTGAATCGGTGACAGTGGAGGATGAAGTGGTGGTGATCAACAGCATTGTTCTTCCAAACAAGACTATGAATGTCAGTGTTCAAGAGGAAATCATATTGTGA
- the LOC121804657 gene encoding mannose-1-phosphate guanyltransferase alpha-like isoform X1, producing the protein MGGSEERVVAVIMVGGPTKGTRFRPLSLNTPKPLFPLAGQPMVNHPISACKRIPNLAQIYLIGFYEEREFALFVSSISNELRVPVRYLKEDKPHGSAGGLYNFRDQIMEESPSHIFLLNCDVCCSFPLAEMLEAHMSYRGMGTILVIKVSPESANQFGELVADPVTNELLHYTEKPETFVSDRINCGVYIFTPDIFTAIQGVSSQRKDRATLRRVSSFEALQPANRSLPSDFVRLDQDILSPLAGKKQFYVYETTDYWEQIKTPGMSLKCSGLYLAQFRRTSPDLLASGDGTKNAAISGNVYIHPSAKVHPTAKIGPNASISANARIGAGVRLVNCIILDDVEIKENAVVIHAIVGWKSSIGRWSRVQASGDHNAKLGVTILGESVTVEDEVVVINSIVLPNKTMNVSVQEEIIL; encoded by the exons ATGGGTGGTTCAGAAGAGAGAGTGGTGGCTGTGATCATGGTGGGTGGCCCAACTAAAG GGACCAGATTTAGGCCATTGTCACTTAATACTCCGAAGCCCCTTTTCCCATTGGCTGGACAGCCGATGGTTAATCATCCTATATCTGCTTGTAAAAGG ATACCGAATCTAGCACAGATCTACCTTATTGGTTTCTATGAGGAGCGTGAATTCGCACTGTTCGTCTCTTCGATATCTAATGAGCTCAGAGTTCCTGTCAG ATACCTGAAAGAGGATAAGCCACATGGTTCAGCAGGCGGACTTTATAACTTCAGGGATCAAATCATGGAAGAGAGCCCG TCACACATCTTTTTGCTGAATTGTGATGTTTGCTGCAGTTTTCCTCTTGCAGAGATGCTAG AGGCTCACATGAGCTACCGTGGGATGGGAACCATTTTGGTGATCAAG GTTTCTCCAGAGTCAGCAAACCAGTTTGGGGAACTTGTAGCTGATCCCGTTACAAATGAATTGTTGCACTACACAGAGAAGCCTGAAACTTTT GTGAGTGACCGTATCAACTGTGGGGTTTATATATTTACCCCTGACATCTTTACGGCCATTCAAGGCGTGTCCTCCCAAAGAAAAGACCGAG CTACCTTAAGGCGTGTATCCAGTTTTGAAGCACTTCAACCAGCAAACAG AAGTCTCCCATCAGATTTTGTAAGACTGGATCAGGACATTCTATCACCACTTGCTGGAAAAAAACAGTTTTATGTGTACGAAACCACAGATTACTGGGAACAAATCAAAACTCCCGG AATGTCCCTGAAATGCTCAGGATTGTACCTCGCCCAATTCAGGCGCACCTCACCAGATCTCTTGGCTAGTGGAGATGGCACGAAGAATGCTGCAATTTCTGGCAACGTTTATATTCATCCATCAGCAAAAGTCCATCCAACTGCTAAG ATCGGTCCCAATGCTTCGATTTCAGCTAATGCTAGGATCGGAGCTGGTGTGAGGCTTGTCAACTGCATTATTCTTGATGATGTCGAAATCAAG GAAAACGCAGTGGTGATTCATGCGATCGTTGGATGGAAATCTTCGATCGGAAGGTGGTCAAGAGTCCAG GCCTCGGGAGACCACAACGCGAAGCTTGGGGTCACCATTCTAG GTGAATCGGTGACAGTGGAGGATGAAGTGGTGGTGATCAACAGCATTGTTCTTCCAAACAAGACTATGAATGTCAGTGTTCAAGAGGAAATCATATTGTGA